A single window of Candidatus Ozemobacteraceae bacterium DNA harbors:
- a CDS encoding prepilin-type N-terminal cleavage/methylation domain-containing protein: MKQAFERRHGFSIIEVLLAMLIIGAGVVPVLSLFLTGSRTVEKGGLLLSATIAAQNVLDRAKSDAFLWGNVPLTLDFPDPDHPQFTLPAFFAKKYSASGTLIIEEAPGHTVIGTGEKETNLVQVSVIIRWIENKTARSTRLVTYRANTNCFDLKTSAKF; the protein is encoded by the coding sequence ATGAAACAGGCGTTCGAACGGCGACACGGTTTCTCGATCATCGAAGTGCTCCTGGCGATGCTCATCATCGGTGCCGGCGTCGTGCCGGTGCTGTCGCTGTTTCTGACCGGTTCCCGCACCGTCGAGAAGGGCGGGTTGCTGCTGTCGGCCACCATCGCGGCCCAGAACGTTCTCGACCGCGCGAAGAGCGACGCGTTTCTCTGGGGCAACGTCCCGCTCACCCTGGATTTTCCCGATCCCGATCATCCGCAGTTCACGCTGCCCGCCTTCTTCGCGAAGAAATACAGCGCGTCCGGGACGCTGATCATCGAGGAGGCTCCCGGCCACACCGTCATCGGCACCGGCGAGAAGGAGACGAACCTGGTCCAGGTCAGCGTCATCATTCGCTGGATCGAAAACAAGACCGCGCGGTCGACCAGGCTCGTGACGTACCGTGCGAACACGAACTGCTTCGACCTGAAGACGTCCGCGAAATTCTGA
- the glmM gene encoding phosphoglucosamine mutase has product MARLFGTDGVRGVANQYPLTADMAFRIAQAGTRHLLLNHKKHDRPIFVGKDTRLSGDMLEHAVAAGIASMGAEARLLGVVPTPAVAFITREMQGLGGIVISASHNPFQDNGIKIFAADGYKISDATEDAIEKDVTGTASFILPTGENLGRVTADTASVQFWLAHLAKILGDSHGAKRLKVGLDLANGALAPWAVKFFTDLGFSVDAIGNSPDGRNINANCGSTHVQHLVEMMGREHFDVGFAFDGDADRVIAVTSQGDIIDGDYILAITAKYLKQQDKLPGNSLVTTVMSNLGLDLAMKGLDIKVLKTKVGDRFVLEEMKRTQTIVGGEQSGHIILSDYATTGDGLLTACFILKIIRDTGASLKELSEVMMKLPQVLVNIRVKNKNFDAVPQIQEEIRLSEKKLAGRGRVLVRPSGTENLVRVMAEGPDEREIRHLVDGIAKAISNHLC; this is encoded by the coding sequence ATGGCACGACTGTTCGGTACCGATGGTGTTCGAGGTGTGGCCAACCAGTATCCCCTGACGGCCGACATGGCGTTCCGGATCGCCCAGGCCGGCACCCGCCACCTGCTCCTCAACCACAAGAAACACGATCGGCCGATCTTCGTCGGCAAGGACACCCGCCTGTCCGGCGACATGCTCGAGCACGCCGTGGCGGCCGGCATCGCCTCGATGGGCGCCGAAGCCCGACTGCTCGGCGTGGTTCCGACCCCCGCCGTCGCCTTCATCACGCGCGAAATGCAGGGCCTCGGAGGGATCGTCATCAGCGCTTCGCACAACCCCTTCCAGGACAACGGCATCAAGATCTTCGCCGCCGACGGATATAAAATATCGGATGCTACAGAAGACGCCATCGAGAAGGACGTGACCGGCACCGCTTCGTTCATCCTTCCGACCGGGGAAAACCTTGGCCGCGTGACGGCTGATACGGCCTCGGTGCAGTTCTGGCTGGCCCATCTCGCGAAGATCCTCGGCGACTCTCACGGGGCGAAACGCCTCAAGGTCGGCCTGGACCTGGCGAACGGCGCCCTGGCCCCCTGGGCCGTGAAGTTCTTCACCGATCTCGGGTTCAGCGTCGACGCCATCGGCAACTCGCCCGACGGGCGCAACATCAACGCGAACTGCGGATCCACCCACGTTCAGCATCTCGTCGAGATGATGGGGCGCGAGCATTTCGACGTCGGCTTCGCGTTCGACGGCGACGCCGACCGGGTCATCGCCGTGACGAGCCAGGGCGACATCATTGACGGCGATTATATATTGGCCATTACAGCAAAATACCTCAAGCAGCAGGACAAGCTGCCGGGCAACTCGCTCGTCACGACCGTCATGAGCAATCTCGGCCTCGACCTCGCCATGAAGGGCCTCGACATCAAGGTGCTCAAGACGAAGGTCGGGGACAGGTTCGTTCTCGAGGAGATGAAGCGCACCCAGACGATCGTCGGCGGCGAACAGTCGGGTCACATCATCCTTTCCGACTACGCCACCACCGGAGACGGCCTGCTGACGGCCTGCTTCATTCTCAAGATCATCCGCGACACCGGCGCTTCGCTGAAGGAACTCAGCGAGGTGATGATGAAGCTGCCCCAGGTGCTCGTGAACATCCGGGTCAAGAACAAGAACTTCGATGCGGTCCCCCAGATCCAGGAGGAAATCCGCCTTTCCGAAAAGAAACTCGCCGGCCGTGGTCGCGTGCTGGTCCGCCCGTCCGGCACCGAGAACCTCGTGCGCGTGATGGCCGAGGGGCCTGACGAACGCGAGATTCGCCACCTCGTCGACGGGATCGCGAAGGCGATCTCGAATCATCTCTGCTGA
- a CDS encoding isochorismatase family protein — MRHPDILTREGAVLLITDVQKKCIKPIYRKEPMINNIKTLVSYAGMIGLPILLTELAPQTFGGTIEEIKKLIPRLEPIKRSRYSAFGSEDLTLRLEAMNTNTLVVVGMETHVSVCQTVLDALTRGFRVHVVLDASSSRRKVDWKVSLEKMRRAGAIVTTMELVMHEMIERVDVPQFDKFQELLSNIGR; from the coding sequence ATGAGACACCCCGACATTCTTACCCGCGAAGGCGCCGTCCTTCTCATCACCGATGTACAGAAGAAGTGCATCAAGCCCATCTACCGCAAGGAACCGATGATCAACAATATCAAGACCCTCGTTTCCTACGCCGGCATGATCGGCCTGCCCATCCTCCTCACCGAACTGGCTCCCCAGACGTTCGGCGGAACGATCGAAGAGATCAAGAAGCTGATTCCGCGTCTCGAGCCGATCAAACGCAGCCGCTACAGCGCCTTCGGCAGCGAAGATCTGACCCTGCGACTCGAGGCGATGAACACCAATACCCTCGTCGTGGTCGGCATGGAGACCCACGTGTCGGTCTGCCAGACCGTGCTCGATGCGCTGACCCGCGGCTTCCGCGTTCACGTCGTGCTCGACGCGTCCAGCTCGCGCCGCAAGGTCGACTGGAAAGTGTCGCTCGAGAAGATGCGCCGCGCCGGCGCCATCGTGACGACGATGGAACTCGTGATGCACGAAATGATCGAGCGCGTCGACGTGCCGCAGTTCGACAAGTTCCAGGAGCTGCTGAGCAACATCGGCCGCTGA
- a CDS encoding FG-GAP-like repeat-containing protein: MATYKNAFRGAARAAFLGGFLLASVAGAGAADDGPRFSGFSAKVSGDIYGQPRVIEDMDGDGKQDLIFGATDGKVHIYSSSGKEIIRPPNWPKQTGAPILSDVSVADLDNDGSSEIIVSSLNGKVYCMDRRGVQKWEVNTRGTIRLSSPEVADVDGTGNMSVFIGSKAGTVSRIDKDGRLIWEVPMSTSVSSRVVAADINGDGTKELVAKDDNGKVTVLNMRGSAESGWPQSTVPNLTWPFEVGAGDINGDGIKEIFTTTPEKKFLIWNRDGSLRTQFGLSDASHSAPRLADLNGDGRDEFVIGQADGVVMVCDRDGKPLPGWPFKTRHSIYHTPQVIDVDGDGRLDVVFTAWNPEGVGKQAGYVMALGRDGTPLRGYPKYIGKSIAPLTFADLDDDGYLEMIAAGGINYTDDQLHVFPTGARVQIRLAILGSEVSF, encoded by the coding sequence ATGGCTACATATAAAAATGCGTTTCGGGGCGCTGCCCGTGCCGCGTTTCTCGGAGGCTTCCTACTCGCTTCCGTCGCGGGAGCGGGGGCGGCGGACGACGGGCCCCGGTTCAGCGGGTTTTCCGCCAAGGTTTCCGGCGACATCTACGGCCAGCCGCGGGTCATCGAGGACATGGACGGGGACGGAAAGCAGGACCTGATCTTCGGCGCCACGGACGGCAAGGTGCATATCTACTCGTCGAGCGGCAAGGAGATCATCAGGCCGCCGAACTGGCCGAAACAGACGGGAGCCCCGATCCTTTCCGATGTGTCGGTCGCCGACCTCGACAACGACGGGAGCTCCGAGATCATCGTCAGCTCGCTGAACGGAAAGGTCTACTGCATGGACCGCCGGGGCGTGCAGAAATGGGAAGTCAACACCCGCGGCACGATCCGCCTCTCGTCCCCCGAGGTCGCCGACGTCGACGGGACGGGGAACATGTCCGTCTTTATCGGATCGAAAGCGGGCACCGTGAGCCGGATCGACAAGGACGGGCGGCTGATCTGGGAGGTCCCGATGTCGACCTCCGTCTCGTCGCGCGTCGTCGCCGCCGACATCAACGGCGACGGCACCAAGGAGCTGGTCGCGAAGGACGACAACGGGAAGGTCACGGTCCTGAACATGCGCGGTTCCGCGGAGAGCGGCTGGCCCCAGTCGACGGTCCCGAACCTGACCTGGCCCTTCGAGGTCGGTGCGGGCGACATCAACGGCGACGGCATCAAGGAGATCTTCACGACGACTCCGGAAAAAAAGTTTCTGATATGGAACAGGGACGGCAGCCTCCGGACGCAGTTCGGCCTTTCCGACGCGTCCCACTCGGCTCCCCGCCTCGCGGACCTGAACGGGGACGGCCGCGACGAGTTCGTCATCGGCCAGGCGGACGGGGTGGTGATGGTGTGTGATCGCGACGGCAAACCGCTTCCCGGGTGGCCATTCAAGACCAGACATTCGATCTATCACACGCCGCAGGTGATCGACGTCGACGGCGACGGCCGGCTCGACGTGGTGTTCACGGCCTGGAACCCCGAAGGCGTGGGCAAACAGGCGGGATACGTGATGGCGCTGGGTCGTGACGGGACCCCGCTCCGCGGGTATCCGAAATACATCGGGAAATCCATCGCCCCGCTGACCTTTGCCGATCTCGACGACGACGGGTATCTCGAGATGATCGCCGCGGGCGGCATCAACTACACCGACGATCAGCTTCACGTCTTCCCGACCGGCGCCCGCGTGCAGATCCGGCTGGCGATTCTCGGCAGCGAGGTATCCTTCTGA
- a CDS encoding type II secretion system protein, with translation MKRISVMARPASGFTLVELAISAVIVSLIGLVLVAVFRSNLATWKWGQERMEFNQKIQLAMKQVFTDIKRINPVVLTDTQGNLWFKGERIGDLFPNVIEVVDTDKQPENGGEELIFQHTTYRKPGERTQVRLFLEQGALMRETTDQNGTRSRVVISDKVSNLHFVRNTADINEISVSMTIADDMNPKLTEDLVFAVRLDTDLVCVKARDGS, from the coding sequence GTGAAACGCATCTCGGTGATGGCGCGCCCGGCAAGCGGTTTTACGCTCGTCGAACTTGCAATATCCGCCGTTATCGTATCGCTGATCGGTCTCGTGCTCGTGGCCGTCTTCCGAAGCAACCTCGCCACCTGGAAATGGGGCCAGGAACGCATGGAGTTCAACCAGAAGATTCAGCTCGCCATGAAGCAGGTATTCACCGACATCAAGCGCATCAATCCCGTCGTCCTCACCGACACCCAAGGGAATCTCTGGTTCAAGGGGGAGCGCATCGGCGACCTGTTTCCCAACGTCATCGAAGTCGTCGACACCGACAAACAGCCGGAAAACGGAGGCGAGGAGCTGATCTTCCAGCATACGACCTATCGCAAGCCCGGCGAGCGGACGCAGGTGCGGCTGTTCCTCGAGCAGGGGGCCCTCATGCGCGAGACGACGGACCAGAACGGGACCCGCTCCCGCGTCGTGATCTCCGACAAGGTTTCGAACCTGCATTTCGTGCGCAACACGGCCGACATCAACGAGATTTCCGTTTCGATGACGATCGCGGATGACATGAACCCGAAGCTCACCGAGGACCTCGTCTTCGCCGTCCGCCTCGACACCGATCTCGTATGCGTGAAAGCGAGGGACGGCTCATGA
- a CDS encoding V-type ATP synthase subunit A, translating into MSVSGRIVTIFGNMVTAEFDGAVRQNAVAYCHRADGVRLMAEIIRIRGNRADMQVFELTRGLKVGDTVDVTDELLSLELGPGLLGQIYDGLQNPLPVFAEKVGKFLEPGNYFKPLNRETRWEFTPLAQAGSTVRAADALGKVQESIFDHYIFAPFDLEGEWKLKSLVGAGSYTVEQTIAELEGADGKTISVNMINRWPVRIPLTHYAERLLPVTPLVTKQRIIDTFFPITRGGTYCIPGPFGAGKTVLQQITSRHAEVDVVISAACGERAGEVVETLREFPHLTDPRTGKTLMERTIIICNTSSMPVAARESSVYTAVTLGEYYRLQGLHVLLLADSTSRWAQALREMSGRLEEIPGEEAFPAYLESSIARFYERGGSVKLRDGREASLTIGGAVSPAGGNFEEPVTQGTLKVVGSFLGLSYARSYARRFPAIDPLESWSKYHGIIDEKKVAWARSFLRRGRSVFEMMQVVGEEGTSMDDYVVYLKGEFLDSVYLQQNSFDEVDAACPPERQQDLFGRVCRVLGHEFSFANKDEARDTFFTLTEQFRNWNYAKSGSDAMKDAEAKIASCLQTDKEAAHA; encoded by the coding sequence GTGAGCGTATCCGGACGCATCGTAACGATATTTGGAAATATGGTCACCGCCGAGTTCGACGGCGCTGTCCGGCAGAACGCCGTCGCTTACTGCCACCGCGCCGACGGGGTTCGGCTGATGGCCGAAATCATCCGCATCCGCGGGAACCGGGCCGACATGCAGGTCTTCGAGTTGACCCGCGGTCTCAAAGTCGGCGACACGGTCGATGTGACGGACGAGCTGCTCTCTCTCGAACTCGGGCCCGGGCTGCTTGGCCAGATCTACGACGGACTGCAGAACCCCCTGCCGGTGTTTGCCGAAAAGGTCGGCAAGTTCCTCGAGCCCGGCAACTACTTCAAGCCGCTGAACCGCGAGACGAGATGGGAGTTCACCCCCCTCGCGCAGGCCGGTTCGACCGTTCGCGCCGCCGACGCGCTCGGCAAAGTGCAGGAAAGCATCTTCGACCATTACATCTTCGCCCCGTTCGATCTCGAAGGCGAGTGGAAGCTCAAAAGCCTCGTCGGAGCGGGGTCCTACACGGTCGAACAGACGATCGCCGAACTCGAGGGCGCCGACGGGAAAACAATTTCGGTCAATATGATAAACCGCTGGCCCGTCCGCATCCCGCTGACGCACTACGCCGAGCGGCTTCTGCCCGTGACCCCCCTGGTCACGAAACAGCGCATCATCGACACCTTCTTCCCGATCACGCGCGGCGGCACCTACTGCATTCCCGGCCCGTTCGGCGCCGGCAAGACGGTGCTGCAGCAGATCACCAGCCGCCATGCCGAGGTCGACGTCGTCATCTCCGCGGCCTGCGGCGAGCGCGCCGGCGAGGTCGTCGAGACGCTGCGCGAGTTCCCGCACCTGACCGATCCGCGCACCGGCAAGACGCTGATGGAGCGCACGATCATCATCTGCAACACGTCCAGCATGCCCGTCGCGGCCCGCGAGTCCTCCGTCTACACGGCCGTGACGCTCGGCGAATACTACCGTCTCCAGGGGCTCCACGTGCTCCTGCTGGCCGATTCGACCTCCCGCTGGGCCCAGGCTCTGCGCGAGATGAGCGGCCGTCTCGAGGAGATCCCCGGCGAGGAGGCCTTCCCGGCCTATCTCGAAAGCTCCATCGCCCGCTTCTATGAACGCGGCGGCTCGGTGAAGCTGCGCGATGGTCGCGAGGCCTCGCTCACGATCGGCGGCGCCGTCAGTCCCGCCGGCGGCAACTTCGAAGAGCCGGTCACGCAGGGCACGCTCAAGGTCGTCGGCTCGTTCCTCGGTCTGTCATACGCCCGCTCCTACGCGCGCCGTTTCCCCGCGATCGACCCGCTCGAGTCCTGGTCGAAATACCATGGCATCATCGACGAGAAGAAGGTCGCCTGGGCGCGCTCGTTCCTGCGGCGCGGCCGCTCCGTTTTCGAGATGATGCAGGTCGTCGGCGAGGAAGGCACCTCGATGGACGATTACGTCGTCTACCTGAAGGGCGAGTTCCTCGATTCGGTGTATCTGCAACAGAACTCGTTTGATGAGGTTGACGCCGCCTGCCCCCCCGAGCGCCAGCAGGACCTGTTCGGCCGCGTCTGCCGCGTCCTCGGGCACGAATTCTCCTTCGCCAACAAGGACGAGGCCCGCGACACGTTCTTCACGCTCACCGAGCAGTTCCGCAACTGGAACTACGCGAAGAGCGGCTCGGATGCCATGAAGGATGCCGAAGCGAAGATCGCATCCTGCCTGCAGACCGACAAGGAGGCTGCCCATGCGTAA
- a CDS encoding V-type ATP synthase subunit D produces MAEKIKKTRPELLKQRRSLALFQRFLPTLLLKKQQIQMEILKVRTQRTRIRDEIDRMVRQIEPWLILFSEDLPGRVTDLVRVKSLERGEINVAGIRLPVLRQVEYEVAPYSRLVMPAWVDAGVEFVKNLLQERERLRILVEQERLLQSELRKVTQRVNLFEKVMIPRAKENIRTIRINLAEEQTAGVGRSKIAKGKSAGGEEGA; encoded by the coding sequence ATGGCTGAAAAGATCAAGAAGACCCGTCCGGAGCTGCTGAAGCAGAGACGGTCGCTGGCCCTGTTCCAGCGATTTCTGCCGACGCTTCTCCTCAAGAAACAGCAGATCCAGATGGAGATTCTGAAGGTACGCACGCAGCGCACGCGCATTCGGGACGAGATCGACCGCATGGTCCGCCAGATCGAGCCGTGGCTCATCCTTTTCAGCGAGGATCTGCCCGGCCGCGTCACGGATCTGGTGCGCGTGAAAAGCCTCGAGCGCGGCGAAATCAACGTCGCAGGCATCCGTCTGCCTGTTCTGCGGCAGGTCGAATACGAGGTCGCCCCCTACAGCCGGCTCGTGATGCCGGCCTGGGTCGACGCCGGCGTCGAGTTCGTGAAGAACCTCCTCCAGGAGCGAGAACGGCTCAGAATCCTCGTCGAGCAGGAACGACTGCTCCAGTCCGAGCTTCGCAAGGTCACCCAGCGGGTGAACCTCTTCGAAAAAGTGATGATTCCCCGCGCGAAGGAGAACATCCGCACGATCCGGATCAATCTCGCCGAGGAACAGACCGCGGGCGTCGGCCGCTCCAAGATCGCCAAGGGAAAATCCGCCGGCGGCGAGGAGGGCGCATGA
- a CDS encoding tetratricopeptide repeat protein, translating to MRFVPFPAWRRAFLAALCAASVCAGGACAQEEDDVREFLTKGQVCYQKRDLAGAALEFENVLLLDPANFEASIWLAQIYADQKNMFKARQMLQQAKRIMPTHARVIALEKLFGADKPRVSKKETDLVMHEALTLLGSGTNLRPYGLVVPERKVRAAGVQSSTMAAFEDVEIAIEPSLGTAPANAPAGIDAFAKEEGPLAPVFEARTVEGLAKALDVYFEIVGKDKTLVEQDDKGLLTEGIAFYEPKLRANASDTEAVFYYGMIQFYNGAVEEAFKLLEPLRDNETPYGDRLQVVWNEIDKRRREEEARREALRREEEAREAARIAAAEQAAAASAAIAAAAGSAPAGTVASASNPADALHAEGYELYKKGQVDAAIERFNTAISRNPNEPNYHYHLGLALTDKGLGGQYDAFDRAIESFNRVLRLAPPGEKLAKDAEAMVRDITAAKNTLKR from the coding sequence ATGCGGTTCGTCCCCTTTCCCGCTTGGCGCAGGGCTTTCCTGGCGGCGCTCTGCGCGGCTTCGGTGTGCGCCGGGGGCGCATGCGCCCAGGAAGAGGATGACGTCCGCGAGTTCCTGACCAAGGGGCAGGTTTGCTACCAGAAACGCGACCTGGCGGGTGCCGCGCTCGAGTTCGAGAACGTGCTCCTCCTCGATCCGGCGAATTTCGAGGCGTCGATCTGGCTGGCCCAGATCTATGCCGACCAGAAGAACATGTTCAAGGCCCGGCAGATGCTCCAGCAGGCGAAACGGATCATGCCGACGCACGCCCGCGTGATCGCGCTCGAGAAACTGTTCGGTGCCGACAAGCCTCGGGTCTCGAAAAAGGAAACCGACCTGGTGATGCACGAGGCGCTGACCCTGCTCGGTTCGGGAACGAACCTGCGGCCATACGGCCTCGTCGTGCCCGAGCGGAAGGTCCGGGCCGCCGGCGTCCAGTCCTCGACGATGGCCGCGTTCGAGGACGTGGAAATTGCGATCGAACCCTCGCTCGGAACGGCCCCGGCGAACGCTCCTGCCGGTATCGACGCGTTCGCGAAGGAGGAGGGACCGCTCGCCCCCGTGTTCGAGGCGCGGACGGTCGAGGGACTGGCGAAGGCGCTCGACGTCTATTTTGAGATCGTCGGGAAGGACAAAACCCTCGTCGAACAGGATGACAAGGGCTTGCTCACCGAGGGAATCGCGTTCTACGAGCCGAAACTCCGCGCGAATGCCAGCGACACCGAGGCCGTTTTCTATTACGGCATGATCCAGTTCTACAACGGGGCGGTCGAAGAAGCGTTCAAACTCCTCGAGCCCCTGCGTGACAACGAGACGCCCTACGGCGACCGGCTCCAGGTCGTCTGGAATGAGATCGACAAACGGAGACGCGAGGAGGAAGCCCGCCGCGAAGCCCTCAGGCGCGAGGAGGAGGCCCGCGAAGCCGCCCGCATCGCCGCCGCCGAACAGGCCGCCGCCGCGTCCGCCGCGATCGCCGCCGCCGCAGGAAGCGCTCCCGCCGGAACCGTCGCCTCCGCCTCGAACCCTGCTGACGCCCTTCACGCCGAAGGCTACGAACTGTACAAGAAGGGCCAGGTCGATGCCGCGATCGAGAGGTTCAATACCGCCATCAGCCGCAACCCGAACGAACCGAATTACCACTACCACCTCGGCCTCGCCCTCACGGACAAGGGACTCGGGGGGCAATACGACGCATTTGACCGGGCGATCGAGTCGTTCAACCGCGTTCTGCGCCTCGCCCCGCCCGGCGAAAAACTCGCGAAAGACGCCGAAGCCATGGTTCGCGACATCACCGCCGCCAAAAACACCCTCAAACGCTGA
- a CDS encoding V-type ATP synthase subunit B, whose amino-acid sequence MRKYYTRIDRIAGNVAMLKATNVGFEELAIIEGRVGRSLAQVIKVSGEDVSLQVFSGTRGLSTGDRVSFLGSAMRFSFSEDLFGRIFTGGGEPRDGRSTLTENLIEVGGPAVNPAVRLMPSRMIATNIPMIDVFNTLVEGQKLPIFSIPGEPYNELLARIALQAEADVIVLGGMGLKYDEYLFFKQRLEEGGALSRTIMFVHTASDPVVECMLTPDIALTVAERFAVQGKRVLVLLTDMTNFANSLKEIAITMEQIPSNRGYPGDLYSQLASRYEKAVVFDNGGSLTTMAVTTMPGDDVTHPVPDNTGYITEGQFYLKGGWIEPFGSLSRLKQLVNGRTRDDHRAIMDGCIQLYSKCRETREKRAMGFEMSPWDLKLLRYGEQFEQRMMDLSVNNTLTVALDRCWELLAEVFEPRETGIRSALCEKYWPKKTGAGVETAAPAAQ is encoded by the coding sequence ATGCGTAAATACTACACCCGCATCGACCGCATCGCCGGAAACGTCGCCATGCTCAAGGCGACCAACGTCGGTTTCGAGGAACTCGCCATCATCGAGGGCCGCGTCGGCCGCTCGCTCGCCCAGGTCATCAAGGTGTCCGGCGAGGACGTTTCGCTCCAGGTCTTCTCGGGAACCCGCGGCCTGTCCACCGGCGACCGCGTGAGTTTCCTCGGCTCGGCGATGCGTTTCAGCTTCTCCGAAGACCTGTTCGGCCGCATCTTCACGGGCGGCGGCGAGCCGCGCGACGGCCGAAGCACGCTCACCGAGAACCTGATCGAGGTCGGCGGCCCGGCCGTCAACCCGGCCGTGCGCCTCATGCCCAGCCGCATGATCGCCACGAACATTCCGATGATCGACGTGTTCAACACCCTCGTCGAGGGCCAGAAGCTGCCGATCTTCTCGATTCCCGGCGAGCCTTACAACGAACTGCTCGCGCGCATCGCCCTCCAGGCCGAAGCCGACGTCATCGTGCTCGGCGGGATGGGCCTCAAATACGACGAATACCTGTTCTTCAAGCAGCGGCTCGAGGAGGGCGGCGCCCTCTCGCGCACCATCATGTTCGTCCACACCGCGTCCGACCCGGTCGTCGAGTGTATGCTCACTCCCGACATTGCCCTGACCGTGGCCGAACGGTTCGCCGTGCAGGGAAAGCGCGTGCTGGTGCTGCTGACCGACATGACGAACTTCGCCAACTCGCTCAAGGAGATCGCGATCACGATGGAGCAGATCCCGTCGAACCGCGGCTACCCGGGCGACCTGTATTCCCAGCTCGCCTCGCGGTACGAGAAGGCCGTCGTGTTCGACAACGGCGGCTCGCTCACGACAATGGCTGTCACCACGATGCCGGGCGACGACGTCACGCACCCGGTTCCGGATAACACCGGCTATATTACCGAGGGCCAGTTCTACCTCAAGGGCGGCTGGATCGAACCCTTCGGCTCGCTCTCGCGGCTCAAACAGCTCGTCAACGGCCGCACCCGCGACGACCACCGCGCCATCATGGACGGCTGCATCCAACTCTACTCGAAATGCCGCGAAACGCGTGAAAAGCGCGCCATGGGCTTCGAGATGTCGCCGTGGGACCTGAAACTGCTCAGATACGGCGAGCAGTTCGAGCAGCGGATGATGGATCTGTCGGTCAACAACACCCTCACCGTCGCCCTCGATCGGTGCTGGGAGCTTCTGGCCGAGGTGTTCGAACCGCGCGAGACCGGCATCCGGTCGGCGCTGTGCGAAAAATACTGGCCGAAGAAGACCGGCGCCGGTGTCGAGACCGCCGCCCCCGCCGCCCAGTAA
- a CDS encoding tetratricopeptide repeat protein has protein sequence MRENGTMKPLSRRFAVFFAAALLLAPGCGRKPQNPGQNDPGKKSPDSVAVTGRASDTVSPAGAGNGAISSGGALLPGRGEAQKAPMTPAVRREFERRYDKGIELLEKQEYGEASRIFEQLLTESSDPQDASVAAYCLAEICFRNKSNARALELFKEIVEKYPGTPAADNAKAGIEYLENFHKHEADYVSPDVEDRKRRGAGR, from the coding sequence ATGCGAGAAAACGGAACGATGAAGCCCCTTTCGAGGCGGTTCGCCGTTTTCTTTGCCGCCGCCCTGCTGCTTGCGCCCGGGTGCGGCCGCAAACCCCAGAACCCCGGCCAGAATGATCCCGGGAAGAAATCGCCGGATTCCGTCGCCGTCACCGGCCGGGCTTCCGATACGGTCTCGCCGGCAGGTGCCGGAAACGGCGCCATCTCATCGGGCGGCGCGCTCCTGCCGGGCCGCGGCGAGGCCCAGAAGGCGCCCATGACTCCCGCCGTCAGGCGCGAGTTCGAGCGCCGCTACGACAAAGGCATCGAACTCCTCGAAAAGCAGGAATACGGCGAAGCTTCCCGCATTTTCGAACAACTCCTCACCGAAAGCTCCGATCCGCAGGATGCGAGCGTTGCCGCCTACTGTCTCGCCGAGATCTGCTTCCGGAACAAGTCGAATGCCCGGGCTCTCGAACTGTTCAAGGAAATCGTCGAGAAGTATCCCGGCACGCCGGCCGCCGACAATGCGAAGGCCGGCATCGAGTACCTCGAGAATTTCCACAAGCACGAGGCCGATTACGTTTCCCCGGACGTGGAGGATCGGAAGCGCCGGGGAGCGGGCCGATGA
- a CDS encoding V-type ATP synthase subunit K (produces ATP from ADP in the presence of a proton gradient across the membrane; the K subunit is a nonenzymatic component which binds the dimeric form by interacting with the G and E subunits), which translates to MIELLGKFACGLVLGLGGIGSCLGIVSAGTAAAGAWASEGKAGKNLSFQYIIMVAAPISQTLYAMIVMLTMIKVAGNPENALLCLGVALGTGIIELFSAWYQGLIGAAGIRAMVENGGKGFGLLIIALGIIETVGIFGMVFGLQILNSDLAKAAITAGAAATGAQ; encoded by the coding sequence ATGATTGAACTGCTTGGCAAGTTTGCGTGTGGTCTCGTTCTCGGCCTTGGCGGCATCGGAAGCTGTCTCGGCATCGTCTCTGCCGGCACGGCGGCGGCCGGCGCCTGGGCAAGCGAAGGAAAAGCGGGCAAGAACCTGTCGTTCCAGTACATCATCATGGTTGCGGCGCCCATCAGCCAGACGCTGTATGCGATGATCGTCATGCTGACCATGATCAAAGTCGCCGGCAACCCGGAAAACGCCCTGTTGTGCCTCGGCGTCGCCCTCGGAACCGGCATCATCGAACTCTTCTCCGCCTGGTATCAGGGCCTCATCGGCGCCGCCGGCATTCGCGCGATGGTCGAGAACGGCGGCAAGGGCTTCGGTCTGCTGATCATCGCCCTCGGCATCATCGAAACCGTCGGCATCTTCGGCATGGTGTTCGGCCTCCAGATTCTCAACTCGGATCTCGCCAAAGCAGCCATCACGGCCGGGGCCGCGGCGACAGGCGCCCAGTAA